In the genome of Vicinamibacteria bacterium, the window CAGCCCGACCGAGCGGTGGCATGCCTATCATCCACGAGAATTCCGCACCTTCGACCGGCGTCGATCACGGTTCGTCCTGCCATCTGAAGACCGCGTCGAAAACACCCTGCAGCAAATCGATGCGGTCACTCAACAAATCGAACAGCGGCTCTCGGTCGATCCACAGAGCTTGCCCGGCTCCGGAGACTCTGGCGGTTGCCTTCCATTCGGTCCCGGAAAGCGTCTCATGGATACCGATTGCCGCACCCGGCAGGCCGCGAGATGTGCTTCCATCTTCGTTCTCGAGGCTCAGCTCTCCCGCGAGGGGCAGGACGATGAAGGGAGATTCTCCCACCGAGAATACGGTTGATCCGAGGGTCAGGGGCGCTTCCCGAGTGATGCCGGCGAGCTCGTAGAGCTCCTCTCCAGTCGCGCGAACCAGGATGGGCAACGTCTGCAAGTACATCACTTTTTCGACTGTGGTGAGCGGTCGGTCTTTCATCTCATAGTGGAAGGCTCGCGAAGACGCGGTACTCCCGTCGGACGCCGAATCGAGAAGCATGCGAAAAACGCCTTGAGCGAGCTCGATGTTTGCGGACAGCAGCTCGCGAAAGTCCTCCGCCGGCATCACCAGCGCGACCGATGCCAGCTCGGTCGTCGCCGTGTCCCGAAGCGTCGTTCCCGTCAGCACCTCCTGGAAACCGAGCATCGCCGGGGGCGTGAGGATCCGTTCCTCGCCGTCGGTGGCGACGGCCCGGAGTCGACCTTGCACCAGGACCTGGATGTACTCCGCTCTGGACCCGCGCTCCTGCACTACCACGTTCTCATCGTAGCGCACCTGGCGAGCGATCATGGAGATTCGAAAAAGCTCGTCTACCGAGGAGAGGCCGAACAGCGGAATCTGCCGTAATTGCCGGGCGACGTCGACGGCGGGGACGGGCGACAGCAGCTCAAACCGCATGGGCTGGTACTTCTTTCTGCCGGTAAGCGGCCAGCGCGTGAGAGGCCGCTTCGAAGACCGCGAAGTCCTTCGCGTCGCGAAACTTCAGGACTTGCTCGAGGTCCTCGACGAGCGACCACAGCTTCCTATCGCGCACGATATCGATCGCGGTGGCGGCGATGACGACGTCATCGTCATAGACGAGCCGCGATAACGACTCGAGCGGTCCCCGGATGCGCGTTTTCAAGAACACGTTGCCTTTACGAACTCTTTCCTCGTTGGGAACATCGTCGATGATCGGCAAGAGCCGCTTGCGGACCGCCCCCGCGAGCATATTGTCGAGAAACTCGATGGCGCTCGTTCGCGCCTTCGCGTCTCCCCGTTCGATGGCGATACGCGCCGCGTGGATATCGCGCCACTCGTGGATCAACCCGAGGAGGCGAAAGATGCGGTCGAGCTGCCGGTCCAGCTTTTCCACCAGGGCCCGGTCGAGAAGACTGTCTCGAGGCAAGTCGCCGTGCTCGAACAGCTCGAATCGAGCGCCGAGGTAGCGATAGTACCGCGTCGACTCTTTCAGCAGCAGCTTTTCGATGGGCTCTCGCGGTATCTGCAGATCGGGCCGGCGTTTCCTGGTCGTCTCCAGGGCGACGATCGCCTTGTATCTCAGGAACCCATCGTCGCTCGAGAGACAATCCACGAGCGCTTCGACCGACGCGTTCGACGGAATGCGGGCCAGGGTCGTGGGAATGTGCCTTCTCACCCAGGTGTCCTCCTCCTCGTCGAGGAGGAAGTAGCGGAGAGTGGGCACCACGGCTTCCCCGTAACTGACGAGCGCTGCGCGCGCGGCGTTCTTCGCCCGCGGGTTGCGCAGTAGAGAGACGAGGGAGGGTACGAAGAGGAGGTCCGAATCCCCCAGCTGTCGGGCGCTTCGGATCGCTTCCAACGCCACTTCCGGGTCGGAATCGTCCATCAATCCGACCAAGAGTCGTCGGAAGCGAGGATCGGTCGTGCGCGAGATGGCGCGGGCCGCCTCCCGTCGCGAGGCCGCCATCGCGTCCCGATCGTCGAGCGCTAGCCGCAAAAATACGGACTCGGCCACGTCGCGGTCCTTCGGGTCGTCGCTCTGGGCCAGGGCCAGGGCAGCGGTCGCCGCCAGTCGAGGATCGGCGGCGTTCAGGTAGGGTTTAACGAGCTCCTTCACTTCGCCGCCTCGCACGAGGGCGAGCACCTCGACCACGGCGGCACGGATGTCGGGATCCTCGTCGGCCAGCCCTCGTTCCAGCGCCGGCAGCCAACGTTCCACGAGATGGGGCGATGCGTTCCTCACCGCCTCGACCGCTCTTGCCCGGACGACGGGAGAGTCGTGGCGGAGCAAGAGGGGCGAGATCAGGTTCCGCTTGTCGAGCGCCTCGAGCAGCTCGATGGAGCGAATCACACGCTGCTCGTCGAGGCTGCCGAGCTCTTCCACGAGTGTTTCCACCGTCACCGCGTCTCCCGCTTCTCGGGTGAGTCGTTCGGGCTCGAGCTGCATCGTTTCGATGCTGCGCCGGAAGACGGCCATGTACTCTCGCTTCGCCCGACGGGTGAGAACGAGCCACATGCCGCAATAGATCAGGCTGAGCACGCTCAATTGCCACCACACGAGGTTGAATAGCTTGATCGCGATGAGCAGGATGACCGAGCCGATTCCCTTGCCGATGAAGCGGTCGGCCACCACGTCGACGAAGCTCTTGGCCTTGAGCTTCAACTCCGTGGGGAGGGGAAGAAACAGCGTTTCCCTCGTGGTCTTGTCGAGCGAGTACCGCAGAGCGCTGTCCGATACCCGCGCGACGCTCGAAGCCCAGAGAGCCTTGTTCATCAGGATCACGAGCGCCGTCACTCCCAGGCTGACGGGCAGAACGGCGAGAGCGAAACCGATTCCGAGCAGGCTGTAGACCCTGGAGGTGAGATAGACCTGGATGAAGAAACCGATGAGCGAGATGTAGAGAGTGATCTCCGCGAGAAAACCCGTGATTCGATCCTTGCCGGTGACCTCGGCTTCGGCCGCCATAAGAAGCTGAACGTCCAGGGTCGCCGCGCCGAGAGCCGAAAAGCCGATGACCAGGGCGATGAGCTGCAGGTGCCGGGAGCTCCTCAGCATCGCCAGGGCTTGGCCCCCACCCAGGCTCTCGGTTTTGACCTCGAACCGGCCTTCTCCCTCGAGCTTGGTCCGCCGCTGGATCTCGACGATGATGAAGAAGCAGGCCACGAGCACTCCGGCGCTGAACAGAATGAGGGTCTCGGTTCCTACTCGCTCGACGAGAAGCCTGGTCAGGCCGGAGCCGGTAATGCCACCGAGACTGGCGCCGCCGCCGATGAATCCGAACACCCGCTTGGCCTGACGGGCGTCGTAGATGTCGTTTGCCAGCGTCCAAAACTGGCTGATTAGGAAGATGCCGAGCAGGAGCCGGCCGAAGAAAAAGAACGCCGCCGAGACCCAGGCCTGGCCGGTCTGAAAGAGGAACCAGAACGCGATCAGCATCGAGACGACGAGGACCTGCGTCCCAGGGAGCACCCAGAGCTTGGGTACTTTGCCGACCCCGCGGCTGTAATAGCTCATGATGAAGCCCATGGTGAGGCCGGCTATGAGGTAGACCCAGGGCGTGTTGTCCGCCCCGAAATCATCGATGAACTTGGACGCGGCCGAGGGCTTGATGTTGTTGTATGCCGTCATCGCCAGGAAGGAGTAGACGAACATGAGCAGGCCCGTCGTCGCTTCGCCCTCCCGGAACGTCACGATCGGCGACAGCCATCTTCGCAGAATGGAGTCCATGGAATGTCTCTCGGCGCCAATGTTATGACATGCCGAATGGGTGCTGCCAGTGCCGTTGTCCCGTCGGGACGGCCATCGCCTTGTGCGGCGGGAAGGAAGCGAAGCTATTGCGCGGGAAGGATGACCGTCACCTCGTTGCCTCGCTCGGACGATCCGACGCTCCATTCGCCATGGAAGCGCTGAACCACGCTGTCGACGAAGGACAGCGGCCAGGCGATGCCTAAATGCTCGAGGGTACGAGCGATCTGGCCTGGTTCGCGCAGGCTCCTTACCGAGGCGGCGTTGTCGGCGACGAGGATGTAGGCTTGGTCTCCCTCGAATCGAGCGGAGAGCCGAATGCGCCCTCCTCCGTAGCCCTCGAGCTCCTGCTCCGACCTCTCGACGAGTGCGGTGAGGACGGAGCGGAGCAGAAAAGCGTCCGCCCTGACTCTTGCGG includes:
- a CDS encoding Npt1/Npt2 family nucleotide transporter, encoding MDSILRRWLSPIVTFREGEATTGLLMFVYSFLAMTAYNNIKPSAASKFIDDFGADNTPWVYLIAGLTMGFIMSYYSRGVGKVPKLWVLPGTQVLVVSMLIAFWFLFQTGQAWVSAAFFFFGRLLLGIFLISQFWTLANDIYDARQAKRVFGFIGGGASLGGITGSGLTRLLVERVGTETLILFSAGVLVACFFIIVEIQRRTKLEGEGRFEVKTESLGGGQALAMLRSSRHLQLIALVIGFSALGAATLDVQLLMAAEAEVTGKDRITGFLAEITLYISLIGFFIQVYLTSRVYSLLGIGFALAVLPVSLGVTALVILMNKALWASSVARVSDSALRYSLDKTTRETLFLPLPTELKLKAKSFVDVVADRFIGKGIGSVILLIAIKLFNLVWWQLSVLSLIYCGMWLVLTRRAKREYMAVFRRSIETMQLEPERLTREAGDAVTVETLVEELGSLDEQRVIRSIELLEALDKRNLISPLLLRHDSPVVRARAVEAVRNASPHLVERWLPALERGLADEDPDIRAAVVEVLALVRGGEVKELVKPYLNAADPRLAATAALALAQSDDPKDRDVAESVFLRLALDDRDAMAASRREAARAISRTTDPRFRRLLVGLMDDSDPEVALEAIRSARQLGDSDLLFVPSLVSLLRNPRAKNAARAALVSYGEAVVPTLRYFLLDEEEDTWVRRHIPTTLARIPSNASVEALVDCLSSDDGFLRYKAIVALETTRKRRPDLQIPREPIEKLLLKESTRYYRYLGARFELFEHGDLPRDSLLDRALVEKLDRQLDRIFRLLGLIHEWRDIHAARIAIERGDAKARTSAIEFLDNMLAGAVRKRLLPIIDDVPNEERVRKGNVFLKTRIRGPLESLSRLVYDDDVVIAATAIDIVRDRKLWSLVEDLEQVLKFRDAKDFAVFEAASHALAAYRQKEVPAHAV
- a CDS encoding cyclic nucleotide-binding domain-containing protein; translation: MRFELLSPVPAVDVARQLRQIPLFGLSSVDELFRISMIARQVRYDENVVVQERGSRAEYIQVLVQGRLRAVATDGEERILTPPAMLGFQEVLTGTTLRDTATTELASVALVMPAEDFRELLSANIELAQGVFRMLLDSASDGSTASSRAFHYEMKDRPLTTVEKVMYLQTLPILVRATGEELYELAGITREAPLTLGSTVFSVGESPFIVLPLAGELSLENEDGSTSRGLPGAAIGIHETLSGTEWKATARVSGAGQALWIDREPLFDLLSDRIDLLQGVFDAVFRWQDEP